TGCTAGACATTGATGAAATGCGAGGAGACTCTTAAGGTTGCACTCCTGTCATCTCCTTGTCACTTTTTTGCCACATTCGCTCAGGACAATTTAAAACAGCAAGTGATTCTCGCCAGGTTGACTGACAAATTGAGGTACGAAACCTAACAGCAGCTAGGGTTGTGTTGGGTTACGCTCGCGGCATAGGACTTTCAGCAGCGAGTGTCAGTCAATCAGGATTCTCGCTCAAATCGCTTTAACCTCACAATCGTTATTTTCATTCAATGGCCAAAAATTTCTCCCGCTTTTCTCAGAGTGCGCTTTTATCCTTACTCACCCTTGGCGTTGTTGGATGTCAGCCGCTTTGGGAAGCGTTGTCTCCCCTCGCGACGCCGCCTGCTGAAACCCCAACTCAAACCTCACCCCCGCCGGATGCATCAGTCCAACCGCCAGAAAATGGCGCGATGGAAGCCGCAGTGCGCCAAGAAATCAATCAAATTCGCCAGCAAAATGGCTTGAATGCCTTGGAGCATAACGAACAGTTGGCAGAAGTTGCCCGCCAGTATAGCCAACTGATGGCGCGGGATAACTTTTTTAGCCATACGGGTTCAGATGGCAGCACTTTAACCCAGCGCGTACAGGCGGGCGGAGTTTCTTACCGGGTGGTGGGTGAAAATTTATTTAAAAGTACCAACGCACCTGAACCCGTTCCCCTCGCAGTCGATGGCTGGATGAAAAGCCAAGGGCATCGAGAAAATATTTTACGCCCGGTTTTCACAGAAACGGGTATTGGTGTTTGGCGGGAGGGAAATACTTATTACATTACGCAGTTATTTCTGCGCCCTTAATGGACTAGCACTGGCGAGGCTTCTAGGGATGGAGAGGTATAGAGCGGATCGTAACCCAGTTGTTGAGTGATGCGATCGCGCGCTAAAACGCGATATTCCCAAAAATGTTCGCCTGCGGCACAAAGTCCTAAATACATATTCAGGACTTGGGGTTTTTGATACAGAATAGCCCCCAACTGTTGCCAAAATTGCTTGCGGGTTTCAGCACGGCGCAAGCCTTGATGCCAAATGAGTTGAGCCACCAGCCGCAGGCCCTGTTTGGGCGAAAATTGCATGGTTTGCTTTTGTTTAGAATAGGGAACGATCTGGAGACATTGTTGATAGCAGCGGCTGAGATAGTTCGCAGGCTCGTATAAAGTCCACAGCGCTTTAAGATACTCTTGGGCAACGTCTGAGATCGGGCGGGTGGGGACAAAGTTCATGAGGGTGTTTTGATCGCCGACGGCTGCGCCCTGATGGTCTAGGAGGCGTTGTTCTGCTTGCAGGCGGTTCCACAGGGCGGTATTGGGGAGGGCTTGGAGGATACCAAGCATGGGTTGGGGAATGCTGGTTTGTTCGACGAAGGCTTGAATGCGATCGCCTGCACCCGATCGTTCTCCGTCGAAGCCGAGGATAAAGCCTGCATAGATTAAAAGTCCGGCTTGATTGATTTTGCGACAGGCTTCTACTAGAGGGTTGCGGGTGTTTTGCAGTTTGCGCGTCACTTGCAGGCTATCTTGGTCGGGGGTTTCAATACCGAGGAAAACGGCATAAAATCCAGCTTGTGCCATCAAATCGAGCAATTCTCGATCTTCTGCCAGGTTGACGGAGGCTTCTGTAATGAAGGTGAAGGGGTAGCGCCGTTCTTCCATCCAGGGAATGAGTTCTCGCAATAAGCGTTTAACGTTGCGCTGGTTGCCAATAAAGTTATCATCAACGATGAATAATGAGCCGCGCCAACCTAGATCGTAGAGGGCTTGCAGTTCGGTTAGGGTTTGGCTGGGTTCTTTGGTGCGCGGTTTGCGACCGTAGAGGGCAATGATATCGCAAAATTCGCAATTAAAGGGACAGCCGCGAGAGAATTGAATCGCCATCATCAGATAGGCGTCTCGTTGCAGGAGATCGAAGCGGGGGACGGGACTTTGGGTTACGTCGGGTTTTTCGGGACTGCGAAAGATACCGTGGGTTTGTCCTTGGGCGATCGCCTCTAGGAATTGAGGAACGGTGTTTTCTCCTTCGTCGAGGATCAGGTAGTTAGCGCCAGAGTCTAGGGCGGCTTGGGGAACGGAGGTGGGATAGGGGCCGCCAACTGCAACGGGTTTGCCCAGATTTGCGGCTTTGCGGATCAGGGCGTGAAAATCGGCTTTTTGAACCAGCATGGCTGAGAGGATGACGAGATCGCACCATTCCCAGTCGGTTTCGGTTTCTGGGTTGACGTTGCGATCGCAAAAGCGGATTTCCCAATCTTGAGGTAAAAGGGCGGCAACGGTGATAATGCCTAGGGGGGGAATTGCCGCTTTTAAACCGGCGATTTCCATGAAGCGATCGTAAGACCAAAAAGATTGGGGAAACTGAGGGTAAAGAAGTAAAGCTTTCATGCAATGTCCTTCTGTCGTTTATATGCGGTCATTTCTCGGTCTCTAGCAGATGTTGCCGATCGGTGCAGAGAAGGGAATGGGTTGCTGAACTTTAAGGACACGATGGAGACTGGCTAATCAGACATTGGGCAAATTAGGCTGTCCTCTAGGCGACTTGTTCTAGATGGATTGAATTTGCTAATGCGAATTGTTTTTGCACCAATCAATTCTTATGTTTTTGTCAGTATACTCTACCTTGACAGAAAAATACTTTTCTGTATCTTCTCAGGGGCGCGATCGCGATTCTCTTTCACAGAGGCTGCGCCAACGCACAATTTCCAGATTTTCCCGGCTAGACTATTCTTCTGTATACTCGCAGATGCCACACTCATGTCTATCCATCTAGCCGAATGGTCTCCAGAAACAACGCGGGTCTTTGTCGTGGGATTATTGGAATGGGAAGATCCAGAAATTTGGGCCCCTTTTCCCGATGCGGTTCCAGGGCGTTTTGATGCGAAATTAGTTCAGTTTTTTAAGTCCCAAGGCGTTCCGGAATCTCAAATTGTTTATTTACAAGATTCAGAGGCAACATTAGAGGCAATTCAGGAAAGTTTAGTGGAGTTTTTAGAAGACTCTGACGAAGAGGAATTGCTAATTTTATATTTTGCCGGACATGGCGATTGGGATTCGGAAACAAATGAATATTATTTTGCTAATTATGATGCGGCAGAGGATTACGAGGGGTATTGGTCTGTTTCGTCCATTATTGATGATATAGAAGAGAACTTTTCGGGTTCTCACGTACTGCTGATGGCAGATTGCTGCTACTCCGGCGGGTTGATTGATGCTTTGAAGGAACGCGATTTATCCTTTGCCTACGCTTGCGTGACTTCGGCATATTCCCACAATTCTTCTACTGGAGAATGGACGTTTACTGAAGCGTTGATGAAGGGGTTACAGGGCGATCCGGTGGTAGATTTAGATGGCGATGGTTGGATTACGCTATACGATTTTGCTCGCTATGCAGAATTAGAGATGGCGTTTATTGAGGAACAGAAATCAATGTTTCTCACCCTCAATGATTTCGATCCGCAAATGCAGTTGGCGAAAGTCACGAAGCGGGGAACGCCTGGGGGAGAAAAGCGGGTTGAAGTGGAGTATGACGGGACTTGGTATAAAGCGAAGATTCTAGAACAAAAGGGAAACCAAGCCAGGGTATTTTATATTGTCGATCGTTCTGAGGAATGGGTAGACAGCGATCGCATTCGCCCTTATGAACCGGAAACCTTTAGCAAGGGTAAAGCGGTGCAGGTGGAGTTTGAGGAGGAGTGGTACCCCGCCACGGTGAAGCGCGGCTGGTACGGTCTGCATTTCGTCGGTTACGACGGCTATGATGAAACCTGGGATGAATGGGTGGGAAGCGATCGCATCCAACCCGCTTAAACTCTGCCCCATACACCTATGATTGACGTTCCGTCCGGTACGATGTCGAATCAGATTGCGTTGCGCGTCCATACCGAACCCGAAGGGGAAGCCTAGCCGCGCTTTCGGGTTCGATATGTCGCTTAATTCAGGGGAATAGGGATATTTTTGAGGCGGGGGATGAGGAGAAGGTTTTGCGCCCGGTGGATAGCCATTTTCCCAGAACTCGCCTTGTCTGTCTTTGTGCAACAGCACTAGGTGATATCATTGAAGCTTGCGATAGTTAGTCCCATTGCTAGGATTTAACCATCCTACATTTTCCCATTTCTTATAAGCGAACCACCTGTCATAGCCCTCAACCTTCACTTCAAGCTGTACCCACTCTACATACCAAGCTGGCCAAGCATCAGCCCAATATTTTTCTAGTTTAAGCTCGACTGGAACCTGAAATAGACGATCGACTTTTAAATTGAAATTGCTCGTATTAAAAGGACCGTAT
This genomic interval from Desertifilum tharense IPPAS B-1220 contains the following:
- a CDS encoding B12-binding domain-containing radical SAM protein; this encodes MKALLLYPQFPQSFWSYDRFMEIAGLKAAIPPLGIITVAALLPQDWEIRFCDRNVNPETETDWEWCDLVILSAMLVQKADFHALIRKAANLGKPVAVGGPYPTSVPQAALDSGANYLILDEGENTVPQFLEAIAQGQTHGIFRSPEKPDVTQSPVPRFDLLQRDAYLMMAIQFSRGCPFNCEFCDIIALYGRKPRTKEPSQTLTELQALYDLGWRGSLFIVDDNFIGNQRNVKRLLRELIPWMEERRYPFTFITEASVNLAEDRELLDLMAQAGFYAVFLGIETPDQDSLQVTRKLQNTRNPLVEACRKINQAGLLIYAGFILGFDGERSGAGDRIQAFVEQTSIPQPMLGILQALPNTALWNRLQAEQRLLDHQGAAVGDQNTLMNFVPTRPISDVAQEYLKALWTLYEPANYLSRCYQQCLQIVPYSKQKQTMQFSPKQGLRLVAQLIWHQGLRRAETRKQFWQQLGAILYQKPQVLNMYLGLCAAGEHFWEYRVLARDRITQQLGYDPLYTSPSLEASPVLVH
- a CDS encoding CAP domain-containing protein; translation: MAKNFSRFSQSALLSLLTLGVVGCQPLWEALSPLATPPAETPTQTSPPPDASVQPPENGAMEAAVRQEINQIRQQNGLNALEHNEQLAEVARQYSQLMARDNFFSHTGSDGSTLTQRVQAGGVSYRVVGENLFKSTNAPEPVPLAVDGWMKSQGHRENILRPVFTETGIGVWREGNTYYITQLFLRP
- a CDS encoding agenet domain-containing protein, with the protein product MSIHLAEWSPETTRVFVVGLLEWEDPEIWAPFPDAVPGRFDAKLVQFFKSQGVPESQIVYLQDSEATLEAIQESLVEFLEDSDEEELLILYFAGHGDWDSETNEYYFANYDAAEDYEGYWSVSSIIDDIEENFSGSHVLLMADCCYSGGLIDALKERDLSFAYACVTSAYSHNSSTGEWTFTEALMKGLQGDPVVDLDGDGWITLYDFARYAELEMAFIEEQKSMFLTLNDFDPQMQLAKVTKRGTPGGEKRVEVEYDGTWYKAKILEQKGNQARVFYIVDRSEEWVDSDRIRPYEPETFSKGKAVQVEFEEEWYPATVKRGWYGLHFVGYDGYDETWDEWVGSDRIQPA